A stretch of the Chlorobiota bacterium genome encodes the following:
- a CDS encoding ABC transporter substrate-binding protein, with the protein MFRAAVENLIDTEGLSFIPYTNDTQSLNTVALKNQIDVTAVSVAFYPFISENYFLLDHGGSVGMNYGPVIVAKEELKLPDLYSKKIATPGEKTTAHFVTSLIIENANYTTIPITPYESIFEAIQNNSVLAGIIIHEGRLTYSKHGLYKICDIGEWWYNKYKLPLPLGANVIRKKLGKETIEKASRVLKKSIRYALDNKDEMINFLINFIHRPNEVATTELLDIYLSMYANEETYEYSSSTKLGFEKMFELMYENLFIDKKVNLEFVK; encoded by the coding sequence ATGTTTAGAGCAGCAGTAGAAAACCTAATCGATACTGAAGGATTAAGTTTTATTCCTTATACGAATGATACTCAATCTTTAAATACTGTAGCTCTAAAAAATCAAATTGATGTAACAGCAGTTTCAGTTGCATTTTATCCATTTATTTCTGAAAACTATTTTTTGTTAGATCATGGGGGATCAGTAGGAATGAATTATGGACCTGTAATTGTTGCAAAAGAGGAGTTAAAATTACCAGATTTGTATTCAAAAAAAATTGCTACTCCAGGAGAAAAAACTACGGCACATTTTGTTACAAGTTTGATAATAGAGAATGCAAATTATACAACAATTCCGATAACGCCTTACGAAAGTATATTTGAAGCAATTCAAAATAATTCTGTTTTAGCTGGAATTATAATACATGAAGGAAGATTAACTTATTCAAAACATGGATTATATAAAATTTGTGATATAGGTGAATGGTGGTATAATAAATACAAACTTCCTTTACCCTTAGGAGCAAATGTAATTAGAAAAAAATTAGGTAAAGAAACAATTGAAAAAGCTAGTAGAGTATTAAAAAAATCTATTAGATATGCTCTTGATAATAAAGATGAAATGATTAATTTTTTAATAAATTTTATACATAGACCTAATGAAGTTGCAACAACTGAATTGCTTGATATATATTTAAGTATGTATGCTAATGAAGAAACCTATGAGTATTCAAGTAGCACCAAATTAGGTTTTGAAAAAATGTTTGAATTGATGTATGAAAATTTGTTTATAGACAAAAAAGTTAATTTAGAATTTGTAAAATGA
- a CDS encoding bifunctional 3-deoxy-7-phosphoheptulonate synthase/chorismate mutase, with product MKSILFNKNVTKVQVSYIKRKLMNSGASSIQELSGDRVILLIEDPANLIDFDEYKLLENVESILSTFEKNIHVTNDIPSINIQSGIDDKMIIAGPCGVESEEQVAIIYKHLSKEGLRYVRGGAYKPRTSPHDFQGLGKSGLLIASDIARDYGLQLISEIVDPRDVEFASRYISVIQIGTRSMQNFPLLKEASHSGLPILLKRGMSATVEEWIGAGEHCLVAGSPLVIFCERGIRTYESITRNTLDILGAVALKERTKMPVIIDPSHAAGRRSLVIQAGLAGIASGLDGIIVEVHNDPASAKSDASQALPLDEFTILLNKARAINEVLTMQFN from the coding sequence ATGAAATCTATTCTGTTCAATAAAAATGTTACTAAAGTTCAAGTTTCTTACATCAAAAGAAAGTTAATGAATTCAGGTGCATCTTCTATTCAAGAATTATCTGGTGATAGGGTAATTCTATTGATAGAAGACCCAGCCAATTTAATAGATTTTGATGAGTATAAATTATTGGAAAATGTAGAGTCAATTTTATCGACATTTGAAAAAAATATTCATGTAACTAATGATATCCCATCAATAAATATACAATCTGGAATTGATGATAAAATGATAATTGCTGGTCCTTGTGGCGTTGAATCTGAAGAACAAGTAGCAATTATATACAAACATTTATCTAAAGAAGGATTAAGATATGTTAGAGGTGGGGCTTACAAACCAAGAACTTCACCACATGATTTTCAAGGATTAGGTAAATCTGGTTTATTAATTGCAAGTGATATTGCAAGAGATTATGGTTTACAATTAATCAGTGAAATAGTTGACCCAAGAGACGTTGAATTTGCGTCAAGATACATTTCGGTTATTCAAATTGGAACTCGATCAATGCAAAATTTTCCTTTGTTAAAAGAAGCATCACATAGTGGATTACCAATACTACTTAAAAGAGGTATGAGTGCAACTGTTGAAGAATGGATAGGAGCAGGAGAACATTGCTTAGTTGCTGGTTCTCCACTAGTTATTTTTTGTGAAAGAGGAATAAGAACTTACGAAAGTATAACTAGAAATACATTAGATATTTTAGGGGCTGTTGCTTTAAAAGAAAGAACTAAAATGCCTGTTATTATAGATCCATCTCATGCTGCAGGTCGAAGAAGTTTAGTTATTCAAGCTGGATTAGCTGGTATTGCTTCTGGTTTGGATGGAATTATAGTTGAAGTTCACAATGATCCTGCATCAGCTAAAAGCGATGCTTCTCAAGCTTTACCATTGGATGAATTTACAATTCTTTTAAATAAAGCAAGAGCTATTAATGAAGTCTTAACAATGCAATTTAATTAG